Proteins encoded in a region of the Stieleria neptunia genome:
- a CDS encoding aldo/keto reductase, with product MTTELTLTGGDTIPAVGLGLWKIDRESTAEIVYRAIEIGYRHIDAACDYGNEYEAGDGIRKAIDDGLVKREELWVTSKLWNTYHRAEDVPVALEKTLSDLGLDYLDLYHIHFPISLAHVPIEKRYPPGWFYDPDAENPQMKEDPVPILETWQAMIECQKSGLIRHPGVCNFGVSLIRDLMASSSVKPSVLQVELHPYLTQEKLLRFCAQHDIHVTGFSPLGAQSYFSIGMAEEGEGVIDRKETKAIADQLGKTPAQVVLRWGIQRGTSIVPKTSRVERLKENLDLFDFELTDQQMNTLSSLNQNRRFNDPGDFGEKAFNTFFPIYE from the coding sequence ATGACCACTGAATTGACGCTCACCGGCGGGGACACGATCCCGGCAGTCGGCCTGGGACTTTGGAAAATTGACCGAGAATCGACCGCCGAGATCGTTTATCGAGCCATCGAAATCGGTTATCGCCACATCGATGCGGCGTGTGATTACGGCAACGAATACGAAGCGGGCGACGGAATTCGAAAGGCGATCGACGACGGCTTGGTCAAACGCGAAGAGCTGTGGGTGACGAGCAAGCTGTGGAACACCTATCACCGGGCCGAAGACGTTCCCGTCGCGCTCGAAAAGACGCTCTCCGATCTGGGACTGGACTACCTGGACTTGTACCACATTCACTTTCCGATTTCGCTCGCCCATGTGCCGATCGAGAAACGGTATCCGCCGGGCTGGTTCTACGATCCCGACGCCGAAAATCCGCAAATGAAAGAAGACCCGGTGCCGATTCTGGAAACCTGGCAAGCGATGATCGAGTGTCAAAAATCGGGGTTGATCCGCCACCCGGGCGTGTGCAACTTCGGCGTCTCGTTGATCCGCGATCTGATGGCATCTTCATCGGTCAAGCCGTCCGTGCTGCAGGTCGAGCTGCATCCCTATCTGACCCAGGAAAAACTGCTTCGATTCTGTGCCCAGCACGACATCCACGTGACCGGTTTCTCACCGCTGGGGGCTCAATCGTATTTCTCCATCGGGATGGCCGAAGAAGGCGAAGGCGTGATCGACCGCAAGGAAACCAAGGCGATTGCCGACCAGCTAGGCAAGACTCCGGCACAAGTCGTCCTTCGTTGGGGGATTCAACGCGGAACGTCGATCGTTCCCAAAACGTCGCGCGTCGAACGGCTGAAAGAAAACCTTGATCTGTTCGATTTCGAATTGACCGACCAGCAGATGAACACGCTGTCGTCGCTCAACCAAAACCGTCGCTTCAACGACCCCGGTGATTTCGGAGAAAAAGCGTTCAATACGTTTTTCCCGATCTACGAGTAA
- the trhA gene encoding PAQR family membrane homeostasis protein TrhA: MNAPAPPHGNAPVRHGEEWANALTHGLAALMSLVLGTWLVLEALPDNPGLALACAAYIASVCATFSFSTLSHAILQQPLLDRLRAWDQAMIYAMISGTYTPIIFRYAPDAVRTPLLIAVWVAAFTGIAGKLLMRHRVNNVATVSYLLLGWLPAIPLYGNVPAGLGWGMLLGGVLYSLGVIVLLNDSKVKYLHVVWHLFVISAALCHFLAIQWYVVP; the protein is encoded by the coding sequence GTGAACGCCCCCGCCCCACCCCACGGAAACGCACCCGTCCGACACGGTGAAGAGTGGGCCAACGCGCTGACACACGGCTTGGCGGCGTTGATGTCACTGGTGCTGGGAACGTGGCTGGTGCTTGAGGCGTTGCCCGACAACCCGGGGTTGGCGCTCGCCTGTGCGGCATACATCGCATCGGTGTGCGCGACGTTTTCTTTTTCGACGTTGTCCCACGCGATTCTGCAACAACCGCTGTTGGACAGGCTGCGGGCGTGGGACCAAGCGATGATCTACGCGATGATCTCGGGAACGTACACGCCGATTATTTTTCGATATGCGCCCGACGCGGTCCGCACGCCCTTGTTGATTGCAGTCTGGGTGGCTGCGTTTACCGGGATCGCCGGCAAGCTGCTGATGCGGCATCGCGTGAACAACGTGGCGACGGTCAGCTACCTGTTACTCGGATGGTTGCCGGCGATTCCGTTGTATGGGAATGTGCCTGCCGGGCTGGGCTGGGGCATGCTGCTCGGCGGCGTGCTGTATAGCCTGGGCGTGATCGTGTTGTTGAATGATTCCAAGGTCAAATACCTGCACGTCGTCTGGCACCTGTTTGTGATCTCCGCGGCGCTGTGTCACTTCCTGGCGATTCAGTGGTACGTCGTGCCCTAG
- the fliP gene encoding flagellar type III secretion system pore protein FliP (The bacterial flagellar biogenesis protein FliP forms a type III secretion system (T3SS)-type pore required for flagellar assembly.) produces the protein MDFALIAQTTAEAASDPSQLFSDLAPPLQVAVLLGALSFATAMLVSVTAFTRIIIVLSFVRRALSTQEIPPNQVMMGLSLFLTLFVMAPTFEKIHDNAVIPLLEAQEAAGPEEEPTFGFVDAWKIASEELKVFMLKNTRTNDLGLFFELSETPPPSQRMDTPLKIAVPAFIISELKTAFIMGFCIYIPFLLIDLVISTILMALGMMMMPPVVVSTPCKLLLFVLVDGWQLISKALVASFA, from the coding sequence ATGGATTTCGCCTTGATCGCCCAGACCACCGCCGAAGCAGCCAGCGATCCGTCGCAGCTGTTCTCGGATCTTGCGCCGCCGTTGCAGGTCGCGGTGTTGCTCGGTGCGCTCAGCTTTGCCACCGCAATGCTGGTCAGTGTCACGGCGTTCACGCGAATCATCATTGTGCTGTCCTTCGTCCGGCGTGCGCTTTCGACGCAAGAGATTCCGCCCAACCAGGTGATGATGGGATTGAGTCTGTTTCTGACCTTGTTTGTGATGGCCCCGACGTTTGAAAAAATTCATGACAACGCGGTGATCCCGCTGTTGGAGGCCCAGGAAGCGGCCGGGCCGGAGGAAGAGCCGACGTTCGGATTCGTCGACGCCTGGAAGATTGCGTCGGAAGAGTTGAAGGTGTTCATGTTGAAGAACACTCGGACGAACGACTTGGGATTGTTCTTTGAACTGTCCGAGACGCCGCCCCCGTCGCAGCGGATGGACACGCCGCTGAAGATCGCCGTGCCGGCATTTATCATCAGCGAATTGAAAACCGCGTTCATCATGGGATTTTGTATTTACATCCCGTTTCTGCTGATCGATCTGGTGATTTCCACGATCTTGATGGCGTTGGGGATGATGATGATGCCCCCGGTGGTTGTTTCGACGCCCTGCAAGTTGCTGCTGTTCGTGCTCGTTGACGGCTGGCAATTGATTTCAAAAGCACTGGTCGCAAGTTTTGCCTAG
- a CDS encoding aminotransferase class V-fold PLP-dependent enzyme, whose protein sequence is MPLDPHSIRPDFPILKRETSSGAPLAFLDNAASAQRPQVVIDAISDCYQRYYANVHRGIHTLSEESTAAYEAARETTRQFVGAQSQTEIVFAAGTTAAINTVAHSWGGRNLSAGDVILLTIAEHHANIVPWHQLAERTGCRVEFLPLGDDFTIDDAVVQSKLQSLQPKLFSFASSSNVLGTNFPVARWTRMAHDAGATVLVDAAQGAPHQALDVQQWDADFVVFSGHKICGPTGIGVLYGKETLLDAMPPFLGGGGMIDRVTTAGFSPTGLPEKFEAGTPPITEAIGLAAAMRYLQSVGLEAIEAHEHLLCQAADTALRNIDGVQILGPTPDKKGGIVSFTVDGVHAHDIAQWLDTRGVAVRAGHHCAMPLHESLGKTASARASFYLYNTLEEVDRLIEAVKEARDKFARGGRRRRRRSPSPA, encoded by the coding sequence ATGCCGCTTGACCCCCATTCGATTCGCCCCGATTTTCCGATCTTGAAGCGGGAAACATCCAGCGGCGCGCCGCTGGCCTTTTTAGACAATGCGGCCAGTGCCCAGCGTCCGCAGGTCGTGATCGATGCGATCAGCGATTGTTACCAGCGTTATTACGCCAACGTGCATCGCGGCATCCACACGCTGAGCGAAGAATCGACGGCGGCCTACGAGGCGGCGCGTGAAACGACGCGGCAATTTGTCGGGGCGCAGTCGCAGACGGAAATTGTGTTTGCCGCGGGAACGACCGCCGCGATCAACACCGTCGCCCATTCCTGGGGCGGCCGCAATCTGTCGGCCGGTGATGTCATCCTGCTGACGATCGCCGAACATCACGCCAACATCGTGCCCTGGCATCAGTTGGCCGAGCGAACGGGATGCCGCGTCGAGTTCCTTCCGCTCGGTGACGATTTCACCATCGACGACGCGGTCGTCCAGTCCAAACTTCAGTCGCTGCAACCAAAACTGTTCTCGTTCGCTTCGTCCAGCAACGTCTTGGGCACCAACTTTCCCGTCGCACGTTGGACTCGCATGGCCCACGACGCCGGTGCGACCGTGCTCGTCGATGCGGCCCAGGGGGCTCCCCACCAAGCGCTCGACGTGCAGCAGTGGGACGCGGACTTCGTCGTCTTTAGCGGCCACAAGATCTGTGGTCCGACCGGGATCGGAGTGCTGTACGGCAAGGAAACGCTGTTGGATGCGATGCCGCCGTTTCTGGGCGGTGGCGGGATGATCGATCGTGTCACCACCGCAGGGTTCAGCCCGACGGGATTGCCGGAAAAATTCGAGGCCGGTACGCCGCCGATCACCGAAGCGATCGGCTTGGCCGCGGCGATGCGGTACCTGCAATCGGTGGGACTGGAAGCGATCGAGGCGCACGAGCACCTGCTTTGCCAAGCCGCCGACACGGCGCTGCGAAACATCGACGGCGTGCAGATTTTGGGGCCGACGCCGGACAAAAAGGGAGGCATCGTCAGCTTCACCGTCGACGGCGTGCACGCGCATGACATCGCCCAGTGGCTCGACACCCGCGGTGTGGCGGTCCGCGCCGGGCATCATTGTGCGATGCCCTTGCACGAATCGCTCGGCAAGACCGCTTCGGCCCGCGCCAGTTTTTATCTGTACAACACACTCGAGGAAGTCGACCGATTGATCGAGGCGGTCAAGGAGGCCCGTGACAAGTTCGCCCGTGGCGGCCGACGACGACGAAGGCGAAGCCCCTCGCCGGCTTAA
- a CDS encoding sigma-70 family RNA polymerase sigma factor, giving the protein MKATIETTYKPSTQTDRDRLVLDNIDYVGRILSTMTFFSKNDDHRENLHSAGILGLVQAAASFDAEQGVAFRTFAYPRIRGAIVDELRKQSPISPRMMRHVGKIKRLCETLEPPITPEQLAERSSLPIDVVLESLEAMRFIKPDDWNDLSDVVHQTWRTSIDSPEDLAEKEEIGQLLAELIEQLPEKERLVMTLYYSEELNLAEIGAAMGLSESRTSRLLAAARFRLKEAIRWKTS; this is encoded by the coding sequence ATGAAAGCGACGATCGAAACTACCTACAAGCCTTCCACGCAGACCGATCGCGATCGGTTGGTGCTGGACAACATCGACTACGTCGGGCGGATTCTCAGCACGATGACGTTCTTTAGCAAGAACGACGATCATCGGGAAAACCTTCACTCCGCCGGAATCCTGGGGCTGGTCCAAGCCGCCGCCAGCTTTGATGCCGAACAAGGCGTCGCGTTTCGAACGTTCGCCTATCCACGCATCCGCGGCGCGATCGTCGATGAATTGCGCAAACAGTCTCCCATCTCGCCCCGGATGATGCGCCACGTCGGCAAGATCAAGAGACTGTGCGAGACGCTCGAACCGCCGATCACGCCCGAACAACTCGCCGAACGTTCCAGCCTGCCGATCGATGTCGTGCTGGAGTCTCTCGAAGCGATGCGGTTCATCAAGCCTGACGATTGGAACGATCTTTCTGACGTAGTTCACCAAACTTGGCGGACCAGTATCGATTCTCCGGAAGATCTGGCCGAAAAAGAAGAAATCGGACAACTGCTTGCAGAATTGATTGAGCAATTGCCAGAGAAGGAACGCTTGGTGATGACGCTGTACTACAGCGAGGAATTGAACCTGGCGGAAATCGGGGCCGCGATGGGATTGTCCGAATCGCGCACCTCACGCCTGTTGGCCGCAGCGAGATTCAGACTCAAGGAGGCAATTCGATGGAAGACCAGCTAG
- the sufU gene encoding Fe-S cluster assembly sulfur transfer protein SufU: MPNEQDIYEEHVLDHYEDPYHRGELATATHGDEGKNPLCGDVIQVMLRLGADGKIEEAWFDGEGCVISQASASMLIEAIEGKTVEEAKEFTANQMLELFGPQLTPNRQKCCLLSWRVLQSALHAPLDESADDDDAGPHFGGPSLSEES, from the coding sequence ATGCCCAACGAACAAGACATCTACGAAGAACACGTCTTGGACCACTATGAGGATCCTTACCACCGCGGCGAGCTGGCGACAGCCACCCACGGGGACGAAGGCAAAAATCCGCTCTGCGGTGATGTGATCCAGGTGATGCTGCGTTTGGGAGCCGACGGAAAGATCGAAGAGGCCTGGTTTGACGGCGAGGGGTGCGTGATCAGCCAGGCGTCGGCGTCGATGTTGATCGAAGCGATCGAGGGCAAGACGGTGGAAGAGGCGAAGGAGTTCACGGCCAACCAGATGCTGGAGCTGTTCGGCCCGCAATTGACTCCCAACCGCCAGAAATGCTGCTTGTTGTCGTGGCGTGTGTTGCAATCGGCCTTGCACGCCCCGCTCGATGAATCCGCCGACGATGACGACGCCGGGCCCCATTTTGGCGGGCCGAGTTTAAGTGAAGAGAGCTGA
- a CDS encoding FliM/FliN family flagellar motor switch protein: protein MAETKTETPVSDDPQATSEQAQAQASETQADDSIPEFEALKPNPPQASKDLDFSRFGGVHVTLAAELGRTQLTIQELIGLAEGSVVELNRAISAPVELVAQGVPMGNGEVVVIDNQFAIRIKQIYPS from the coding sequence ATGGCTGAGACCAAGACCGAAACGCCCGTCTCCGACGATCCGCAAGCGACGTCCGAGCAGGCCCAAGCCCAAGCGTCTGAAACGCAAGCCGACGACTCGATTCCAGAGTTCGAAGCGCTCAAACCGAACCCGCCGCAAGCCTCCAAGGATCTGGATTTCTCCCGCTTCGGGGGAGTCCACGTCACCCTGGCTGCCGAATTGGGACGCACCCAATTAACGATTCAGGAATTAATCGGACTGGCGGAGGGATCGGTGGTTGAATTAAACCGGGCCATCAGCGCGCCGGTCGAGTTAGTTGCTCAGGGTGTTCCCATGGGTAACGGCGAGGTAGTCGTGATTGACAATCAATTCGCGATTCGAATCAAGCAAATCTATCCCTCTTAG
- the flhA gene encoding flagellar biosynthesis protein FlhA produces MKETDSNFGFLQRSELWLSASFLAMLVVLIIPLPTFLLDMFLACNIAAAILLLLVTLGAKKPLDIASFPSLLLLLTLFRLSLNVATTRLILLDANAGKIVLTFGDFVVGGNLVVGVVIFLILVTIQFIVITKGATRISEVNARFTLDAMPGKQMAIDAELNSGAIDEKEARDRRKGLTQEAEFYGAMDGASKYVRGDAIAGLIIMIVNILGGVVLGVSDGQAISDALQIYSILTIGDGLVSQIPALIIATSAGILVTKSASESNLGDEINDQVSGAYRSLYLGPMILVLIAFTPGFPKFPFMLLAGAVFAFVFFAKQRETAKTEEAEKEPEPVAATETPEEKGLQKFVQPERIIIEIGAGLIALAEPKRGKGIAERISTLREDVAIEHGFWVPAARIRDNLQIGVNEYRFLICGREIARGQVFVNDYLAINPGSINAELEGEPIRDPAFDLPAKWIPESQRRRAEVLGFTVVDAPTVLITHLSECLRKHAHELLSRQDLQSMLEKLKEIAPTTVEEIKPDTVRPATLHQVLLNLLRERISITALEKIVESAVQFGPQIKDPVQLTEKIRGGIGHIICDRFRDSNGNVRVIILEPRLEHYFREHLNGDAIVLRPDQLERLIMELQAKWEASRLKNQMATVLVDSSVRFPLHRTIFRSLPEISVVAYSEVPSDMRIESVGMIRYEDVLGDGENPSPDPFVLGLHGKDGNQEGRK; encoded by the coding sequence ATGAAAGAGACGGATTCGAATTTCGGATTTTTGCAGCGGAGTGAGCTTTGGCTTTCGGCCTCGTTCCTCGCGATGCTGGTCGTCCTGATCATTCCTTTGCCGACCTTCTTGCTGGACATGTTTCTGGCCTGCAACATCGCCGCGGCGATCCTGTTGCTGTTGGTCACCCTGGGCGCGAAAAAACCGCTCGATATCGCTTCCTTTCCGTCGCTGTTGCTGTTGCTGACGCTGTTCCGACTGTCGCTGAACGTTGCGACGACGCGTTTGATTCTGTTGGATGCCAACGCCGGCAAGATCGTGTTGACGTTCGGCGATTTTGTCGTCGGCGGAAACCTGGTCGTCGGCGTGGTGATCTTTTTGATTTTGGTCACGATTCAATTCATCGTGATCACCAAGGGGGCGACGCGGATCTCCGAAGTCAACGCCCGGTTCACGCTCGATGCGATGCCCGGAAAACAGATGGCGATCGATGCCGAACTCAACAGCGGTGCGATCGACGAGAAAGAAGCACGCGATCGACGCAAGGGGTTGACCCAGGAGGCGGAGTTTTACGGTGCCATGGATGGTGCCAGCAAGTATGTCCGCGGCGATGCGATCGCCGGCCTGATCATCATGATCGTCAACATTCTCGGCGGCGTGGTGCTGGGGGTCAGCGACGGGCAAGCGATCTCCGACGCACTGCAGATCTATTCGATCCTGACGATCGGCGACGGGCTGGTGTCTCAGATTCCGGCACTGATCATCGCCACCAGCGCGGGCATCCTGGTCACCAAATCGGCGTCCGAATCCAACCTCGGCGACGAAATCAACGATCAGGTTTCCGGTGCCTATCGGTCGTTGTACCTGGGACCGATGATCCTGGTGTTGATCGCGTTCACGCCGGGGTTTCCGAAATTTCCCTTCATGCTGCTTGCCGGCGCGGTGTTCGCGTTTGTGTTTTTCGCCAAGCAACGCGAGACGGCCAAAACCGAGGAAGCGGAGAAAGAGCCGGAACCTGTCGCGGCGACCGAGACACCGGAAGAGAAGGGATTGCAGAAATTCGTCCAGCCCGAACGGATCATCATCGAAATCGGTGCCGGCCTGATCGCGCTGGCCGAACCGAAGCGGGGCAAGGGCATCGCCGAACGGATTTCGACGTTGCGCGAAGACGTGGCGATCGAGCACGGGTTTTGGGTGCCCGCGGCGCGGATCCGAGACAACTTGCAAATCGGTGTCAATGAGTACCGCTTTCTGATTTGCGGACGTGAGATCGCGCGGGGGCAAGTGTTCGTCAACGACTACCTGGCGATCAATCCGGGCAGCATCAATGCGGAGCTGGAGGGTGAGCCAATTCGGGACCCCGCGTTCGACCTGCCGGCCAAATGGATTCCGGAATCGCAGCGTCGTCGGGCCGAAGTTTTAGGGTTTACCGTCGTCGACGCGCCGACTGTGTTGATCACACACCTGAGCGAGTGTTTGCGGAAGCACGCCCACGAGCTTTTAAGCCGCCAAGACCTCCAATCCATGCTAGAGAAATTGAAGGAGATCGCCCCGACGACGGTCGAGGAAATCAAACCCGATACGGTGCGGCCGGCCACCTTGCATCAAGTGCTGTTGAATCTGCTCCGCGAACGCATCTCCATCACCGCCTTGGAAAAAATCGTCGAATCGGCGGTTCAATTCGGTCCGCAAATCAAAGACCCCGTTCAGTTGACCGAAAAGATAAGAGGCGGTATCGGACACATCATCTGTGACCGATTCCGAGACAGCAACGGAAACGTGAGGGTCATCATCCTGGAGCCGAGATTGGAACACTATTTCCGAGAACACCTCAACGGGGACGCGATTGTGCTGCGACCCGATCAGCTGGAACGCCTGATCATGGAACTGCAAGCGAAATGGGAAGCGTCGCGATTGAAAAATCAAATGGCGACCGTGTTGGTGGATTCGTCGGTTCGTTTCCCGCTGCACCGAACGATCTTTCGGTCGCTGCCGGAAATCAGTGTGGTCGCCTACAGCGAGGTCCCCTCGGACATGCGGATCGAATCGGTGGGGATGATCCGTTACGAAGACGTGTTGGGCGATGGAGAGAATCCCTCACCCGACCCGTTCGTGCTCGGGCTGCATGGCAAAGACGGCAATCAAGAAGGGCGTAAATGA
- a CDS encoding patatin-like phospholipase family protein, which produces MDREQSVTRSLLMGLSNDGLENVLSAFQPRSFDAGATIIELGDEGDELFLITAGKVRVWTGDGPAVAERTLGMMGAGDHFGEASVIAGGPRTATVTAVTYVETLVLGGDDYRRLVQSYPQLLENLSRSLTKRLSKMNTAASSPRQTNRGVHSLAIIIDDPSGWPLAEQLIGQLRGDHPLVQPLLVSDEELPFAPASFDRDAICVSVADLGCTIAGRSKQALAVAVACGPQATDAAVRESNRVVFAADARQGLSAHAASLLKSIPLHRRAMVALMFPSDCWPRPDMDFSEVDAVRCEYRGEAHHAEFVRASITRLYRSMIGKRIGLALGGGGARGIAHIGVLEILQQHNVVFDSIAGTSAGAIVAAAYGAGFTPWDIGDFFRKEMIPPKYLAGRPSMRRMFLLHSFRGGRFETKLRRYLDHLTFEQASLPLAITTLDLISGEQQIRRSGDLVQAVLQSINHPVFGRPIIHDGQMLVDGGVLMNVPASVLRSEGCDHVVSIDVGSTLATDYAKDRSGKLRRPSYLSTLLRTMDISRRHSSALHREESDLIIIPQTSAFRIEDFHAVDPLIEAGRRAGEKAVENVKRVIENLQPTDDVA; this is translated from the coding sequence ATGGATCGCGAACAATCGGTGACTCGCTCGCTGTTGATGGGGCTCAGCAACGACGGGCTGGAAAACGTGCTATCGGCATTTCAGCCGCGATCGTTTGACGCCGGCGCGACGATCATCGAGCTCGGTGACGAGGGCGACGAGTTGTTCCTGATCACGGCCGGCAAGGTGCGGGTTTGGACGGGCGATGGTCCGGCCGTGGCCGAACGGACCCTGGGCATGATGGGAGCAGGGGACCATTTCGGCGAAGCTTCGGTGATCGCCGGCGGACCACGAACCGCCACCGTCACCGCCGTCACCTATGTCGAAACCCTGGTGCTCGGCGGAGACGATTATCGCCGTTTGGTGCAAAGCTATCCGCAACTGCTGGAAAACCTCAGCCGGTCGTTGACCAAGCGGTTGTCCAAGATGAACACGGCGGCATCGTCGCCACGGCAAACCAATCGCGGCGTGCATTCACTGGCGATCATCATCGACGATCCCAGCGGCTGGCCGCTGGCGGAGCAACTGATCGGCCAACTACGCGGGGACCATCCGTTGGTGCAACCGTTGTTGGTCAGTGACGAGGAACTGCCGTTTGCCCCCGCATCCTTTGACCGTGACGCGATCTGTGTTTCGGTCGCCGACCTGGGGTGCACGATCGCCGGTCGCAGCAAACAGGCGTTGGCGGTCGCGGTCGCCTGCGGCCCCCAAGCGACCGACGCCGCCGTGCGAGAATCCAATCGCGTGGTGTTTGCCGCCGACGCCCGTCAAGGGCTCTCCGCTCACGCGGCATCGCTGTTGAAATCGATTCCGCTGCATCGTCGCGCGATGGTGGCGTTGATGTTTCCATCGGACTGCTGGCCACGACCGGACATGGACTTTTCCGAAGTGGATGCGGTGCGTTGTGAGTATCGCGGCGAAGCCCACCACGCCGAGTTCGTTCGGGCATCGATCACCCGGCTGTATCGGTCCATGATCGGCAAACGGATCGGGCTCGCGCTCGGCGGGGGTGGCGCCCGCGGGATCGCCCACATCGGCGTCCTGGAGATCTTGCAGCAGCACAACGTCGTTTTCGATTCGATCGCCGGAACCAGCGCCGGTGCCATCGTGGCTGCGGCCTATGGTGCCGGGTTTACTCCGTGGGACATCGGCGATTTCTTTCGCAAAGAGATGATTCCACCGAAGTACCTGGCCGGCCGACCGTCGATGCGACGCATGTTCTTGCTGCACAGTTTTCGTGGCGGGCGTTTCGAAACCAAACTGCGACGCTACCTCGATCACCTGACGTTCGAACAAGCCAGTTTGCCGTTGGCGATCACAACGCTGGACCTGATCAGCGGCGAACAACAAATCCGCCGATCCGGCGACCTGGTTCAAGCCGTCTTGCAGAGCATCAATCATCCCGTCTTCGGTCGGCCGATCATTCACGACGGCCAGATGCTGGTCGACGGCGGCGTGTTGATGAATGTGCCCGCCTCGGTCTTGCGAAGCGAAGGCTGTGATCACGTGGTCTCGATCGACGTCGGATCGACGCTGGCGACCGATTACGCCAAAGATCGGAGCGGCAAACTGCGTCGACCAAGCTATCTGTCGACATTGCTCCGCACCATGGACATTTCGCGGCGGCATTCCAGCGCCCTGCATCGCGAAGAAAGCGACCTGATCATTATCCCCCAGACCAGCGCGTTTCGGATCGAAGATTTTCACGCCGTCGATCCGCTGATCGAAGCGGGGCGACGGGCCGGTGAAAAAGCGGTCGAAAACGTCAAACGTGTCATCGAGAACCTCCAACCGACCGACGATGTTGCATGA
- a CDS encoding RNA polymerase sigma factor, whose product MNVSADSNGPSADELLVAQIRDGDSDAWQSLIDRYEGRLLAYTRSRIRDSAAAEDIVQEAFVGFLISLPNYDGGRPLESYLFSICAYKLTDHLRREGRRPALQLHGRSSSAGDFDLKGSARVASSIARSVERKRIEEQAIRDAMQEQIVRWKQSGNWIKLRAIELLIVRGWGNKQVAEQLDLSEQQVANYKSDFQIRLKSILKRAELDESVFPELAGE is encoded by the coding sequence ATGAATGTTTCTGCCGATTCCAATGGTCCCTCTGCGGACGAGCTTCTGGTCGCCCAGATCCGCGACGGCGATTCCGATGCCTGGCAATCCCTGATCGATCGCTACGAAGGGCGTCTGCTGGCGTACACCCGCAGCCGCATTCGTGATTCGGCCGCCGCCGAAGACATCGTCCAAGAAGCCTTTGTCGGGTTCCTGATCAGCCTGCCCAACTATGACGGCGGCCGTCCGCTGGAAAGTTATCTGTTTTCGATTTGTGCCTACAAACTGACCGATCACCTGCGACGCGAAGGCCGACGCCCCGCGCTGCAATTGCATGGCAGGTCGAGTTCGGCCGGAGATTTCGATCTGAAGGGAAGCGCACGCGTCGCCAGTTCGATTGCCCGCAGCGTCGAACGAAAACGGATCGAAGAGCAAGCGATCCGCGATGCCATGCAAGAACAAATCGTTCGCTGGAAACAGTCGGGAAATTGGATCAAGCTGCGAGCGATCGAACTGTTAATTGTTCGCGGCTGGGGCAACAAGCAAGTCGCCGAACAGCTGGACCTCTCCGAACAGCAAGTCGCCAATTACAAAAGTGACTTCCAGATCCGATTGAAATCGATCCTCAAACGCGCCGAACTCGATGAGAGTGTGTTTCCGGAGCTGGCAGGGGAATGA